The Sorangiineae bacterium MSr11954 DNA segment GGAGTACGTGTACCCGGGCGTGAGCGACACCGCGTCGTTCTTCAAGGTGAAGCCGCCCCTGGCCACGTTGCGCACGTCTTTGACGCTGGCGGTGGTGATCACGTCGGCCCCCGCGTGGTTGGCCTTGTACGTGGGCCCCGCCTTCACCGCCACGCTGGCCCCCGAGACGATGTCGGCCTCCCACCCGGCCCGCACGTCGAGGAACTGGGCCGGGCTCGCGCGCAGATCCGCCGAAGGCGAATAGACGGTCATGTTCGAGCGGGTGGGCGCCTCGTGGTAAATCGTATGCGTGGTGTCGAACTGCACGATGCCTTGCGCGCGGGCGCTCCCCGCCCCCAGCACGAGGCCCGCGGCCATGCACGAGGCCGAAAGCGTGGTTCTCAGTTGCACCCGCAGCCTCCACCGGAAACGCCGCCGCCCCCGTGGGATCCTTCGCGATTGTCGACGGCGTGCTGCACGCGCGAGTCAGCCTGCGGATCGCCTTCGAACTGCATGATGGGATCGGCCAGCTGACCGCGGTCTTGCGGCTTCACGGTCGCGCAGGCGCCGAGGAGCAAGGCGCAGGCGCCGAGGAGCAAGACGTGCGCGCCGCCGAGCGAGACGTACGGGCCGGGGAGCCGAGTTCCTGTTTTCATGATTAGAAATAGACTCCCAGTCCGCCCGCATACGTCTGAGCGCTCTTGTAAGTATCCGCCGTGAACAAAGTGAGGTTGGTCACCTCGAGCCGAACGAGGATGCGATTGCGGAGCGCGAGGAGCAACCCGCCGCCGACCCGTCCCACGAACGAGTCCTGTTTCTTGAGCACGAACGAGTCGGGCGCGGGAAAGGTGCTGAGGCCTCCGCCACCCAAGGTGCCAAAAGGACACACCGCCCAGCTCGGGAAAAAGTGCACGGTGGCTCCGGCGCCGTAGAGGAGCTGCTGCCCGTCCGATGTCAGCGCATCGCCCAGAAACCCGTCGAGGCTGATGGTTTTATGGAGCACGATCTGCGGGCGAATCTCCATGTACCCGAAGGTCGCGCGCGAGCCATCGCCCACGGGCCCCGAAAGGATGCCGCCCACGATCGCGAGGCCGCCGCGCGCACCCTCCAGCGGCGGCGGGGCAAAGAAGCCGGGCCGCGAGGGCGCCCCGCGCTCGCCTTCGTGCACGGCAAAGGGCTGCACGGCGTCGCCGAGCACATACGCCGCACGCCCGTCGGGCAAGAGGACGCGCAGCCAGAAGCCGCTGGTGGGTCGGCCGTCGAGCGCGAGGGTCTCGCCGCGCTTGGCGTTGCCGATGATCCGGTACGAGATCCCCGGGCCGCTGCGCAGATCGGCCGAGTCGACGATCACGCGGGCGAAGGCCTCGACCTCCTCGTCGCGGTCTTCGCGGCTCTCGCGCGCGTCGCGACTCGCATTGCGTTGTGCGTCCCGTTGCGCAAAGGCGGGGCCTGGAAAGACGGCCAGCGCCGCGGCCAACATGGCGGCAAAGATCGTGCGCCGGCTCGAACGGGGTGCGCGGGCCGAGGTCATGGCCGCTCCGCCCAGGTGCGGATCACGTCGACCACGGGGTCCTCCCTTTTGAAGACCTCGCGTGGATGGTCCCGATTGCTGGTCGGGCGAACGAACAGTGGGGCGGTCAAGTAGTCACGATTCATCTCGAGGGATGCGGCTTGCAAATTCCCTTGGGCAGGGCTCCCCGCGCCGATGCGCGTCCGGTCGACCGGATGATCGCCCCCGGCGCAGTCGATGGGGTCATGGTTGACGAGCGCCATCCCGCTCACGGCGGAGGCGTTGAAGTGGCAATTGCCGCCGTCCCCCGGCTCCCCCGAGCCACATTTCTTTCCAAAGATGAGGAGCGGCTCGACGCGGCAATAGAAGTAGTCCTCGTTGAACTGCTCCTCGGCGATCACGAAGTTGGGGCCTGGGTCAACCGCACGGCAGGCCGATAGCGCCACCAAACCGGCGGCAAGCGCCATGGGAAGGAGGAGCGATACCAGGCATTCGATGGGGAGGCGGGCGCGATGGGGCGAGCGTATCAAGCGGTCCGCACGATAGCCTGCGCCTCTTGCGTCCGGCTGATCTTTGTGTTCCCTCGCCCACAGGTTTTGGACGCTCACCCACGGCGAAAAAAAGTTCGCACCCGTAAGTTGTGAAAAGCACGCATCTTTTTTGACTCCGCAGCTTGGAATAGAAGGTGCGAAGCAGCGGCGTATGTCGCTTTCACTTGCTGAAGCAGGACCGAGCTCGGTAGAAGTTGTCCTGCCTCGCAGGGGTATCGTATCTTATCTTACATGTAGGGCCTCTGGTACTCGGCACTTCGACTACCAGATTCCAGCAATCGCGGCCATTACGGCCATTACGCCCAGGCATGTCACGCGGTCCACGCAGACCGCGGTGCTCCCCCGGAGAAGAAAGACTGCAATGAACGTAACCCCCTGGTGCCTCGCCGCTCTCGCTCCCATCGCCGTCGCCGGATGCTCCGGCACGTTTCTAGGTCACTTTGCGGTTTTGGCCCTTACCCTGGGCATCTTTTTCGGCACCTTGTCCCTTGGCCGTCATTCTTCCACGTCCTCTTCTGCCTCTTCTTCATCGGCCACCGTCGCGGCCCATGTCGTCACCGACTCCCCTGCCCCCACCGCGGCCCGCACCTCCGGCGAATCCCCCCGCGTCCTCAACGGCTAATTTCGGGCACTCCTCGGGCACCCCGAAACTTTTTTACCCCCGCAAGCGCGTGTCGTGCGACACACGCTTGCAGGTCTCGAACAAGTAGGATAATTACCCTTCCCAGATAGCAGCTGCGCTGGGGCGCATAACTCAGCGGTAGAGTGCGTCCTTCACACGGACGAAGTCACAGGTTCAAATCCTGTTGCGCCCACGGATTTCTCGGGAAATTCGACGTTTTTTTGGACAATTGGACGATTGCCGGACGATTGAGTTGAAGCTGAGCAATTGTCCGATTCGATGTGTCCCCGCCTCTCAAGTTGAGTAGGCGGACCGGTAGGACCGGGAAAACGTCTCCGAAGGTCCCCTGCCCCAGCATCTCCGCAAGCCGCGTATCGAGGAGCGTCGTTTGATAGCTCTCGTGACCGGCCCGCGCGTGAATCTTCGTAGCCTCGTCGCCGCGGATGGCCATTCACGTTAGGCCCGTGGCGCGAAGGTCATGGAAGTGAACCGGGCGGCTCGTCTTCGTTTTGACGTGGAGCTCTTCGCCGCAAACACCTGCGCGAAGTAAGTCCATCTTGAGCATGCCGGAGAGGCGGTATTCGCCGTCGGCGCGCGGGATTTCGTTCAGTCGAAGACAGAGCGTCGCCGTTCGGCTTCGGCTCGTGCCTTCATGGCGGTCCCGCCGAGGTGAGCGACCTCTGGTCTCGAGCTCGCTGTGTCGCCGAAGATGCGGACGCGCGGCCGGTGCTTTCGGAGCGAGATATCGACGTGGAAGCCATCGACGACCGTGCCATGGCGAAGATCATCCCCCCGCGACGCCACCCTTCCACGCTGGGCACGATTTCGCGGTCGAGCGTGGACCGAGACCGGGCACCGTTTGATCCTGCCCGTGTACGACGCGCGCGGGGACATGCGCTCCGTTCGGGCTTGGCGCATCATTGAAGGTGATTCGCCCAAGCGGCTACCTCCAGGTGGGTACAAGACATCCGGGCTCGTTCTTGCGGACGGCAGCGCGGTTTCGGTGCTGGCGACGGGCGGTTGGATCGATGAGGTGAATCTGCACGTCGTCATCACCGAGGGCGAGCCCGACTTCCTAACGTGGGCGACGCGCTATTCCGACGCGGATCAGGATGCGCCGGTCGTCCTCGGAGTGGTGGGAGGTTTGTGGACCGAAGACATGCGGCGCGAATTCCGGATGGCGCGCGCGTCGTGCTGCGCACCGATCCAGACGATGCGGGCAAGCGATACGCGCTACGCTACGCACTGCCGACACGCTTTTGGGCCGGTGCCGCGTGCAGCGGGCCCGCACGAACTGTAGACCCCCCGTACGGGCCAATCGTTCGCGTACCTCCATCCGCGCGAAGCCGAGGAGGTTCTGCCCGCGCCAGCGGGAAGGAACTCGCGCGCCGGGAGCACCCGCATTCCGAAAGCGGCGTGGACCGTATCAACGATCGCGATATCGAGAGAATTGCGCTGGCACCGCCATCGCGCGCAAGGGTCTGCGGACTTGCCGAGATCCCTGCGAGAGAAATGCCGTGCGATGTCACATCTCCGCGACGTGGTCGGTCTTACGGGTATGACCTTGCGACTTTTCGTACTCGGCGCCACCGGGCGAACGGGTACTCAGATCATCGATCTTGCGCTGGCGCGCGGGCATGAGGTGACCGCGTTCGTCCGCTCGCCAGCAAAGATCATGCGCCGCCATGCGGCCCTCACCGTCACGAAGGGCGACCCACTCGATGCACGCGCGCTGGGGGAAGCTCTTACGGGGCACGACGCGGTCGTCTCGGCGCTCGGGCCGGTTTCGCGTGAGGCGTTTCGCCCGAGCACCCTGCTGGCCGAGTGCGCGGCAAGCACGGTGTCCGCGATGCAGCGCGCGGACGTGGCGCGGCTCGCCATTGTGTCCGCGGCGCTGTTGTTTCCAGAGCGAAAGCTCTCGTTCGTTTTTTTCCGATGGTTCATCCGACACCACCTGCGGGATCTCGAGGCCATGGAGACCGTCGTTCGTGCTACGGACTTCGAGTGGACGATCGCGCGCCCACCGAAATTGGTCGACTCCCCCGACGAGACGTACCAAAGCCGCAGCGGCACGTACGCCGACGGCCGGTTCACGCTGTCGTTCCGCGCGACGGCGGCGTTCATGATCGATTGCGTCGAACGCGACACGCACAAGAAGGAAATCGTGGGGCTCGCCCGCCCGAAGCGAGGTGCCGCGTGACGCTCTACACGGCAGCACTCTCGCTCCACGTCATGGTCGCCATCGCCGGGACCGGTTTGCTCGGGGCCATCCCCATTGCGGCGTCCTTCGCGCGGCGGACGAGTATGGATCCAGCGCCCATTGCCAGTTTGATCGAGCGTCTCTTTCGCTATACGCGCGCGAGCTTCGCCATCATGTTCCTCAGCGGCGTCGTGCTCGACTATACGGCGGGCGGTGCATTTCACGAGAGAGGCTGGTTCCGCTCCGGGTTCGCGCTCCTCGTCGTGGCCGGCCTTTCGCAATTCCGAGCTCAGGCCGCTCTGCGCCGGGTGCGGGCGAAGGAGGCGGACGCCGAAAGTGCGCTTCGAAGCGTCGAACGTTGGGGCTGGGCCATGTGCGGGGCGGTTACATTGATCGCGCTGCTGATGGAAGCGAAGCCCTTCTAATGAGCCCCGAGTCCCGCAGGTCGCACAGCACGCACAAGCTGAGCGCGTTCGAGTCTTGCCGGCGCGAGCTCCTCGCGTTCGCCTACCGCATGCTGGGCGACGTTGCCCGCGCCGAGGACATGGTTCAAGAGACTTGGCTGCGCTGGCAAAAATACGACGGAGAGCCGGAATCCGACAAAGCGTTTCTGGTCACCATCGTGACGCGCCTCTGTTTGAACGAGCTCGACTCCGCCAAAATGCGCCGTGAAGAGAGCCGCGCGGATCGGCGCCCCGAGCCGGTCGATCTCGAAGAAGGAGGCATGCCGCTGCTCGAACAAGACGAACAGATCGAGCAGATCGAACGCATCTCCATGGCCTTCTTGGTCGTCCTGCAGCGGCTGACGCCCGCGGAGCGCGCGGTCCTTTTGCTCCACGACGTATTCGAGTTCGATCACGGCGAAATCGGGACGCTCGTCGCAAAAGCCCCGCCGCGTGCCGCAAGCTGCTCGAGCGCGCGCGACTGAATCTCGAAAGCGGGCGGCGCATGCTTGCCGCGCGGCCCGAGGAGCATCGCCGGTTGCTGCATGCCTTCTTGAACGCGGCCTCCGCGGGCGATGCGCGCACCTTGGTGGAGCTTCTCGCGGACGACGCCGTCATGGTCGCCGACGGAGGTACCGAGGGCCGCGTCGTCGGAGGCATCCGGAACCTGCCGCGTCCACTGCACGGCGCGGCGCGCATCACGGCCTTCGTTGTCGCCGCCACGGCGCGGCGGGGTATCGCTCTCCAAGTCGAAGAACACGAGCTCAATGGGCAGCCCGCCATCGTCTTTTGGACCGAGGATCGCCGTCCCTTCGCGGCACTTCTCTTGGCGGTCGCCGACGGCAAGATCCAGCGCATCTTCTTCCACGCAGACGCGGATCGCCTTCGCCATCTGGGCCCTGGCATCACCCATGGATGACGCTTCGTCGACGGAGTCGCTTATCGCTCCGTCGTGCGACGGCGAAGCACGGCCAAGACGCCCAGTCCACCGAGTGCGCAGCGGCCAGGAGCCCTCGGCGCGCGGCCGATGGCGCCGGCCCGTGGGCGGGATCGCGCAACGAGCGCCCGCCAGGGTTGGATTAGCCTGATCGCGCGCGAGACCGGAGACCGTCACCGGTCACGAGCAGCCGAAGCCAGCGTGCACGAACCTCGACGGCGGCCCCCCGCGCGCTGCCTGAGCTCGCTAGCACCCCCAACTGGCTCGCACGCGTTCGCGCATCCAGGTCCTCGGGCCGAGCGCCTACGGCGAGGCGGTCGAGCGGATCAGCGAATTTCTACGGGCGCAGGGTGAGTTTCGCGGGTCGAAGAGTACCGTGTGCGAGCGCATTGGGATGAATTGGAACAAGTTCTTCGCGGCGTTCGCCGAGCTCGAGTCGCGGGGCGACGTGCAGGCAGGTCGCGATGAATTGGGGGGGATGTGCGGTGGTTTGGGGCCACGACCACGACGACGACAGATAAATCCAACTAACCCCTACCTGATCAAACAAAGGATCCGACATCGGGCCACGCGAACTATTTATTTCGATGCCACGTTCGTAGCGCTCGTGCGTCTAAACATCGTCCTCTTTTTCGAGCGGGGCGGATGGCAAGTCCGGCAGGAAGAAAATGCGCCATGCTCCGCCAGGGGCTCCGCCAGGAAGGAAGCTACGGTCCTCGCCCCTGTACACGAGGCGCAACTCAAATTCGCGATCGAACGGCTGATCACGAAACTGTCCGCGCACCTGCACGGATACTAGACTGATTGCTGGCGATTGGTCGGCTATGCGAACCAGACGCACGTCGTGGATGCGGGTATTTTCGAAGCGCCTCCGATAAGCGCCTGCCGTCCGATTCACGCTCTCGCCGTCGGCGAGATCTGGGTCCATGCTGCGGACCAATCCGCCGTAGTTGCCCTTTCGTAAAAAGGAGAAGAACTCCAGGACTGCGCGCTCCGGGGTCCCATCTGGTAGATCTGAAGGTTCGGTGACGGATCGATACTCCGCGGCTACCTCGATGTCCCGTGGACGCCAGGCTTGGACCAGCGCTCGGAGTGCTTCATTCTTCTCGTGCAACTCCACATGGTGCCGCAATCGCGTCGCGAGCGTCCGGAGAGTCTGCCGCGAGCCCTGCTTCTTCTGTAGCGGCGGGGGTTCGAGTTTGCCCTGCTCTGACTTCAGCGCCCAATCACGAATCGAGAAGAGGGCAACCCATGACTTTGCGGCCACCATCTTGTTGTCATAACCGAGATCGCGCCCGTGAACTATGCCGTGACGATATGGAAGTGTGATTGCATTGGTCCTCGTCTTCGTGCGTGGCTCCTGCAGCAACCGTGAAAGACGCTCCAGTCCTGTCCCATGCGCGGACATCGAGTTCCACGCGTTCAGATCGACGTCCTTGGCGAAGAAACCGATCTGGCGTTGATGCAGATCGTTCACAAGGCCGTCGAGGAGAGACAGGGTAACGAGGACGCTTGCATAATAACGTCCCTCGGCGTAGTCGACCCGAGCCTTCTCAGCAAGTTCAGCTCGTGGCCTAAACGCACGAATGCCACTCATGAGCATGAGCTTCCAGCGAATGTTGTCCGGCGTAATCGCTTCGACGAGGTCTCTTTCGGCAGCATCGACGTTCCCCGCCTCGGCTTTCTCCACGCATGTTTTTGCTAGCTCGAAGTTGATCGTCTCGTACATGATCCAGCCGCGAGCCCCGAAAAATTGGTTGAATCGGTCGGGAACAGACACAAGATCCGCGGCTTGTTGTTCCCAGGCGCTCCACTCTGCAATTCTCCTATCGAACGCCTCAACATCCTTGCCGGCAAGCCGTACAATGGGGCGTGCCACATTAACTACCGCAAGCACCCCTTGGACAAACTGGCGCAGCCCAGCAAGCTCCTTCATCCGGGGCAAGTCACGGAGGCGGTCGTTCATGCTATCCCGAGATACCCACTCACCGGCGACAGGTCCACACCGAGCGCGAAGAAACCGTAGCGTCGGTGACTTCGGGCTTCACAGAGGAACCGAGATCGACGCCATCCCACACGCCAACCTATCCGTTCGTACTGTTGGACCGGAGGATCCCGCGCTCGAAGCTGCGATCGGTCCGAGCGTCCCACGCGGGGCGAAAATGTCGAGCGGACTAGCGAATTCCTGTGGGTGCAAAGCGAGGACGGCCCCCGATGCCCTGCTGCGTTGTTCGAACATCTGGATGTAGAAAACACACGATCAGGCAAAACCAAAGAGAGGTTGCCCTACGTGGTCGAAGCCTGCCACGGCTTGATCCTCCCCCGGCGCGGTGGACACGGTAACTATGCCGCAAGAGCGGCGACTTGGGACTTCAATTCGAACGCCATCGGACTGACATAGCCGACGTACGAATGTCGGCGTACGGTGTTGTAGAAGTGCTCGATGTAGTCACCGATGGACGCGGTCGCGTCGTCGCGCGTGGCGTAGCGTTGGTGGTCGACGTGTTCAGCCTTCAGCGTCGCGAAGAAGCTTTCAGCAACGGCATTATCGTAGCAGTCTGCCGTGCGACTCATGCTCACGACGACCCCCGCAGCGGCGAGCGCCTGGCGATAAGCCTCGCTCGCATACGGGCTTCCGCGGTCGGTGTGATGAATGAGCCCTGGGGCAGGTCGACGTGTTCGCAGGGCCTGGTGGAGCGCGGCGAGGACGAGGGAGCGGTCGTTGATGGCGCTCGTTGCCCATCCCACGACACGACGTGAGAAGAGGTCCACGAGAACGGCAAGATAGAGCCAGCCCTCGCCCGTCGCGATGAAGGTGACGTCTCCCACCCACGACCGATTGGGCGCGCTCGCCTCGAAGTCCCGCGCGAGGAGGTTCGGAGCGATGGTAAACGCGTGCTTTGAATCGGTCGTATGCCGAAAACGACGCTTTTGACGCGCTCGTAGGCCGGACTCCCGCATCAATCGTTCGACGCGTTTTTTTCCAACGCGTAGCCCGCGTGCCCGCAGTTCGGCGTGGATGCGTGGACTGCGTATCCCTCCTGCCAACCGCGTCGTGATTCCGTCGAGCAGGCGGCCTAGATTTGGCGGTGCGAATGACGGAGCTATCGAGCGCAGCGCTACTATGGGGACTCGCCGAGCTGCGGGGGGATGGTGATCTTCCCGAGAGGAGCCTCGAGCTCGTGGGGGAGGAGGCGGGCGCGCGTGGCGAGCCAGTTCATGGGGGCAAGTTCGACGACGCGTCGTTTGGGCCAACTCGGCAGGACACGAAACAGGTCGCGCAAGTATTCCTCGGAATCGAGTCCGGCGTGGCGCGCGGATGCGATGAGCGAAAGCCATGTGCAGGCCACTTCCGCGGCGTCGTCGGAGCCCAGGTGCATCCAATTTTTCCGTCCGATCGCCACATGTCGAATTTCGCGTTCAACGTCATTGTTGGAAAGTGGAATGCTCCCGTTCACCAAAAATCGCGTGAGCGCCTCCCAATGATTGTGGCTGTACCGAAGGGCGCGGGAGAAAGGCCCGCGTGGATCCACGCTGGGGTCGTCGAGCAGGCAATCGCGGGCCCTGGCGAAAATCTCGACCAGCGGTGCAGAGCGCTCTTTTCGAATCAAAAGGCGTGCGTCGGGCGAAAGGTGCGCGATGTCCCTCTCGATGGTGAACAGCTCGTCGGCAAGCTCGACGAAACCGCGCGCCCGCGTGTCGGTGGGCAAAGCAAAGAAATACTTGCGCCGGCAGTGTGCCATACAGCCGGCCTCTTTCGGCGCGCCGGGAGCGCGAAACAATTCGTCGTACACACTGGAGGCGTCTGCGACGACGATACCGCCAAATTCTTCGAGCCAGCTTTTCGGCATGTCGCTCGTGTGCAGCGCGGAATAGCGAAAAAAGACCTGCGCCCGATCGGCAAGGAGCACCCAGATGTGAGCTCTTCGATCGTGGGGGCTTGCCATCACGCGCACCCCCGTCGCATCGATGCCGATGACCTGGCACTGAGCCAACGCGTGTTCCCAAGCCGCATCGACGACGAGGCGCGCCACCGGCTCGGCGAGCTTTTCCCACGCGCTCAACGTGGAAACGGGCACACGCACACCATGCCGGGCGATGATCTTCGACAGGCGCGTGTACGGGATCTGATCGCCCCATTTCGAGTGAATCGTGTGGGCGAGCATCGCAGGATCGGGCAACGCGCGCGGAATCATCTCGTCGGGCACGGGCTCGATGTGCACGGCGACCGAGGCATCGTCATTGTCTTGGGCGAACTTTTTCCGGACCACACGCAATCGTGTATACCCGGACTTACGGAACGCCAATCGGTAAGAGACCTCCTCACCGATGTAGCGGGCTCCCTCAGGAGTTTCGCCGGGCGAAATGTCCACGGTTTCCACGGGCAGGTGCTCGGGAAGCTGCCCGCGCCCATGTGGAGTACGGCGCTTTCGGACACCGCTCGGAGGCGACGGGGTCACGCGATCGGGGCCGGCCAGTGGCTGCGCCGCGTTGGGCTTTTCGGGCTCGGCCGGGGCCGGCGATGGCTCACTGCCACTCGATGCGAGAATCGTCGCATCGAGCAGCACCTGCAACGTGCTTGCCGGCAAGCGCTCGCGTTTGACGCCGAAAAGCTGCTTCGAGAGCCATGCCACCTGCGCCTCGAGGGCATCGATGCGCACGCGTTGCGATTCACTTTCGGCACGTAACCGTGCGTTTTGCTCGCGAAGCTCTCTATCCTCAGCCACAAGCCTCGACACCGCATCCGAGGACGCTCCTTGGGCCAGCGCCGCAACGAGAGCGGCCGCGATGCTGGCATTGGGGGGCGTGACGGGCGACACGGCTCGATGCATCGAGAACGTCGTGCATATCACGATATCGCATCATGCGATATGTATTCAGTGTACGCTGCTATTCTTTTTCTTACCTTCGACGGCGAGTCCTTCGAGAAATCGGGAAAACGCCTCGGGACTCATTTCCATACGCGAGGCGCCCTCGGTGCGCGGCGGCGCGACGAATACCCCCTGATCAAGGCGCTTGTATAGAAGCGCATATCCGGTGCGGTCGTAGAATAAGACTTTGCACCTGTCGGTCGCCTTGTTGAGAAACACGAAGAGCGAACCTCCTCGCGGATCGTCACCGAAACGCTCGCGCACAATCCCCGCGAGCCGATCGAAACTGATGCGAAGGTCGACCCGCTCGACGCTCACAAAGATGCGGACATTCGCCGAGAACATCAGCTCTCCTCCAATACGCCGATCAACGCGCGAAGTACGGTGACGTTGGCCCCCGTCTGCACACGAAGTATCCGACCCGAGCGAAGAACCACTTCGATGCTGTCATAAGGCGAGGATGTCCCGCGCGCTGCAGCGGTCGTCGCAATAGGCACCTCGGGTGCGGGGGCCTTGCGCGACGGCACAACCTCGACAAATCCCTTGCCGACTTCGGTGCTCGCTTCGGGTCGCGCGATCTTCCTCTTCCACCACACCAACGTCCGTGGATTCCACCCGTGCTTCTTCGCATATTCGCCCGCGCTCTCCCCGCTGGCCTCCCACGCCGCGATTCGCCTCACCCACTCCGGCCTCTTCGCTCGCTTCCTCATGCATCGCGAGTTTGCTGCCGCTTCGGCCCCTCGTCACGACGCGCTCCGCAGGACGGATACGAGATCAATCCTTCCTATCTCGAGCTCGCACAGCACTACGGCTTCGCGGTCGTCCCCGCGAGGCCGCGCAAACCACGCGACAAATCCAAGGTCGAAAACGGTGTGCTCGTCGCCCAACGGTGGGTGCTCGCATGCCTGCGCAATCGCACCTTCTTCAGCCTCGACGAGCTCAACGCGGCCATCGGCGAGCTGCTCGAAAAGCTCAATGCGAAGCCCTTTCAGAAGCTCGAAGGTTGCAGGCGTTCCGCGTTCGAGAGCCTGGACCGGCCCGCTCTCAAGCCGCTCCCCGCTCACCGATACGAGCGTTCGGAATGGGAGAAACACAAGGTTCATGTCGATTACCACGTCGAGTTCGATCATCGCTTCTATAGCGTCTCGTGCACGCTCATCGGCGCACTTGTCGAGGTACGCGCCACGTCGAGTACCGTCGAAATTCTGTTCCGTGGACAGCGCGTCGCCTCTCACCCGCGCAGCTACGGACGCAAGGGCACCGCCGTCACCTCCGACGCCCACAGGCCGAAGCAGCACTCCGATTACGGCAATTGGCCGCCCGAGAGGATGCTCACCTGGGCCGCGTCCGTCGGTCCCTCCACTCGGACCGTCGTCGAGAAGATCTTCGCGCGCTACCCACACCCCGAGCTCGGCTATCGTCCGTTCTTCGCGCTTATGCGCGACGGAAAAACGTTTGGGCCCGAGCGCCTCGAGGCGGCGTGTGCACGGGCGCTCGCGCTCACCGGCTCCTACGGCCCCACGCGCAAAACCATTCACGCGCTGCTCGTGCGAAATCTCGAAGCCACGGCACTACCCGACGAGTTGGCCGAGAAGCCGCTGACAGCTCACGAAAACATCCGCGGCGCCCACTACTTTGAACTTCCCCCGATTCGGTCTGGGCATTCGTCACAATTTATTCTCGTTTTCAAGGAGTTCGAGCGCGATCGCGACGGGCGTAATGAATTCGAGGCCGCGCCGCAGTGTCACTGAGCCAGGTCGGCCACTTGAAGCGTGACCGGCGTGCCCGCCCAGTTGCGCGATCCAGCGGATCGCGTCGGCAATTGTGGGAATGTCGTCGGGAATTGATTCGGTTTTCTTCGCGTACTTTCGTTTCATGAGGACGAGCGCACGAAGCTCATAGTCGTTGAATTCGAGCGACGCCGGAGCGTCAGGCTTCGCCCGGGCGAGCATGCGTAACCGTTCGATTCGAGCGGCAGTCACCACGGCTAGAATCGCCCACTTGATAACGCGCTCCGCCGAACGCAGCTGCGACTGCTCGACGCAGCACGCACCGGACTTCCAAACTCGATGTAGTTCCTCAATCTTCCAGCGCTGTACATATCCGTGAAGAATGCCATCAACGTCTTCGCGAGTCACGATGCCGTGGTTCGTGAGCAAGCGCCAGTGCAACGCCTTTTCGCCTCGTGGTGGCGTCCCCACCTCCTTCACGTCCACCACGTTGAGCGGTACGGCCATGCGCTCGTCCGAGTAGGATTCTTTTGTGTACAAGACCACGGACGTCGTGCGAATGACGACCCGTGCCGTGCGTGCCGTCCGGTGCACGCGCTCGCGCAGTTCGAGCTCCACCGTTCCGCGAACCTTCCCCTTGCGCGCGACATCGCGCAATCGTTGAAGTCGACGTAGATTTCCAGCGTAGACAAATCGATGCGCATACGTAGAACGAACCGTGAACCATTCGCCCGAGTCACGCAAAGCCTTGAG contains these protein-coding regions:
- a CDS encoding IS3 family transposase, with translation MAGGIRSPRIHAELRARGLRVGKKRVERLMRESGLRARQKRRFRHTTDSKHAFTIAPNLLARDFEASAPNRSWVGDVTFIATGEGWLYLAVLVDLFSRRVVGWATSAINDRSLVLAALHQALRTRRPAPGLIHHTDRGSPYASEAYRQALAAAGVVVSMSRTADCYDNAVAESFFATLKAEHVDHQRYATRDDATASIGDYIEHFYNTVRRHSYVGYVSPMAFELKSQVAALAA
- a CDS encoding IS66 family transposase codes for the protein MRIDALEAQVAWLSKQLFGVKRERLPASTLQVLLDATILASSGSEPSPAPAEPEKPNAAQPLAGPDRVTPSPPSGVRKRRTPHGRGQLPEHLPVETVDISPGETPEGARYIGEEVSYRLAFRKSGYTRLRVVRKKFAQDNDDASVAVHIEPVPDEMIPRALPDPAMLAHTIHSKWGDQIPYTRLSKIIARHGVRVPVSTLSAWEKLAEPVARLVVDAAWEHALAQCQVIGIDATGVRVMASPHDRRAHIWVLLADRAQVFFRYSALHTSDMPKSWLEEFGGIVVADASSVYDELFRAPGAPKEAGCMAHCRRKYFFALPTDTRARGFVELADELFTIERDIAHLSPDARLLIRKERSAPLVEIFARARDCLLDDPSVDPRGPFSRALRYSHNHWEALTRFLVNGSIPLSNNDVEREIRHVAIGRKNWMHLGSDDAAEVACTWLSLIASARHAGLDSEEYLRDLFRVLPSWPKRRVVELAPMNWLATRARLLPHELEAPLGKITIPPQLGESP
- a CDS encoding SH3 domain-containing protein — its product is MTSARAPRSSRRTIFAAMLAAALAVFPGPAFAQRDAQRNASRDARESREDRDEEVEAFARVIVDSADLRSGPGISYRIIGNAKRGETLALDGRPTSGFWLRVLLPDGRAAYVLGDAVQPFAVHEGERGAPSRPGFFAPPPLEGARGGLAIVGGILSGPVGDGSRATFGYMEIRPQIVLHKTISLDGFLGDALTSDGQQLLYGAGATVHFFPSWAVCPFGTLGGGGLSTFPAPDSFVLKKQDSFVGRVGGGLLLALRNRILVRLEVTNLTLFTADTYKSAQTYAGGLGVYF
- a CDS encoding sigma-70 family RNA polymerase sigma factor — translated: MSPESRRSHSTHKLSAFESCRRELLAFAYRMLGDVARAEDMVQETWLRWQKYDGEPESDKAFLVTIVTRLCLNELDSAKMRREESRADRRPEPVDLEEGGMPLLEQDEQIEQIERISMAFLVVLQRLTPAERAVLLLHDVFEFDHGEIGTLVAKAPPRAASCSSARD
- the tnpB gene encoding IS66 family insertion sequence element accessory protein TnpB (TnpB, as the term is used for proteins encoded by IS66 family insertion elements, is considered an accessory protein, since TnpC, encoded by a neighboring gene, is a DDE family transposase.); this translates as MFSANVRIFVSVERVDLRISFDRLAGIVRERFGDDPRGGSLFVFLNKATDRCKVLFYDRTGYALLYKRLDQGVFVAPPRTEGASRMEMSPEAFSRFLEGLAVEGKKKNSSVH
- a CDS encoding DUF4266 domain-containing protein: MKTGTRLPGPYVSLGGAHVLLLGACALLLGACATVKPQDRGQLADPIMQFEGDPQADSRVQHAVDNREGSHGGGGVSGGGCGCN
- a CDS encoding NAD(P)H-binding protein, coding for MTLRLFVLGATGRTGTQIIDLALARGHEVTAFVRSPAKIMRRHAALTVTKGDPLDARALGEALTGHDAVVSALGPVSREAFRPSTLLAECAASTVSAMQRADVARLAIVSAALLFPERKLSFVFFRWFIRHHLRDLEAMETVVRATDFEWTIARPPKLVDSPDETYQSRSGTYADGRFTLSFRATAAFMIDCVERDTHKKEIVGLARPKRGAA